Proteins from one Actinobacillus delphinicola genomic window:
- a CDS encoding spermine/spermidine synthase domain-containing protein has product MNKKAALLSFIGGFLSLSIEVIYIRIFGFITHSLPQAFSLTLALFLFGIAIGSLIGKQLCKQELVSIPNIGHVFFIANLFDIVALCYFCLGNPSFWNAALCMIITAMLRGIVFPMVHHLGTEKVKTGAAISNVYFANVLGCTIAPIFVGFYLLDIFNTQQMYLLIITMTFVVIFFCVSKIWIKILSAIIGIITLVSIFTLPETMIHNLGRYQGMTLETLIENKNGFIQVYDQEKTHDKFVFGNNVYDGKLNTSLIKDNNMVERAYLLPVIAPKAQNILVVGLSTGSWVEILAAIPTLKHMTVVEINPAYVDFAKFYPAMNHLLKDKRITIIADDGRRWLARHKDLKFDYILMNTTWYWRNYSTNLLSKEFLTLAKEHLNPNGFLSYNTTWFMDAFYTAKHVFPEVYQYENFAIASLKPIQPLTREKIETALSKMVWPYNQQPVFKDDEELKIGTNKIFEHKLIPYDQIDFSRIHRPLEIITDHNMIPEYKYGGIGNQQ; this is encoded by the coding sequence ATGAATAAAAAAGCCGCATTACTTTCATTCATCGGAGGCTTTTTAAGTCTTAGTATTGAAGTTATTTATATCCGTATTTTTGGGTTTATTACTCATTCACTTCCACAAGCCTTTTCACTTACCTTAGCATTATTCCTTTTTGGTATTGCGATTGGTTCTTTGATCGGTAAACAGCTCTGTAAACAAGAACTCGTCTCTATTCCTAATATTGGTCACGTGTTTTTTATCGCAAATCTATTTGATATCGTCGCACTTTGCTATTTCTGTTTAGGTAATCCATCGTTTTGGAATGCTGCGTTATGCATGATTATTACCGCTATGTTACGTGGTATTGTGTTCCCAATGGTTCATCACCTTGGTACTGAAAAAGTAAAAACAGGCGCTGCAATTTCTAATGTTTATTTTGCAAATGTTTTGGGATGTACGATTGCACCTATTTTTGTTGGATTTTATCTTTTAGATATTTTCAATACACAACAAATGTACCTTCTCATTATTACCATGACCTTTGTTGTGATTTTTTTCTGCGTATCCAAAATCTGGATAAAAATTCTTTCAGCAATTATTGGTATCATCACTTTAGTGAGTATTTTCACTCTTCCTGAAACCATGATTCATAATCTAGGTCGTTACCAAGGAATGACATTAGAAACCCTTATTGAAAATAAAAATGGCTTTATCCAAGTTTATGATCAAGAAAAAACTCATGATAAATTTGTTTTTGGGAATAATGTTTATGATGGCAAATTAAATACCAGTTTAATCAAAGATAATAATATGGTGGAACGTGCTTATCTGCTTCCAGTTATTGCACCCAAAGCACAAAATATCTTGGTTGTTGGACTTTCTACAGGATCATGGGTAGAAATTTTAGCGGCAATTCCAACTTTAAAACATATGACCGTGGTTGAAATTAATCCTGCTTATGTGGATTTTGCAAAATTCTATCCAGCTATGAATCATTTATTGAAAGATAAACGTATCACTATTATTGCTGATGATGGTCGTCGTTGGTTAGCACGTCATAAGGATCTGAAGTTTGATTACATTCTTATGAACACTACCTGGTACTGGCGTAACTATTCAACCAACTTATTAAGTAAGGAATTTCTAACATTGGCAAAAGAACACCTTAATCCAAATGGTTTCCTTTCTTATAATACAACTTGGTTTATGGATGCATTCTATACAGCAAAACACGTTTTCCCTGAAGTCTATCAATACGAAAATTTTGCAATTGCAAGTCTAAAACCAATCCAACCGCTTACTCGTGAAAAAATAGAAACAGCACTCAGCAAGATGGTGTGGCCTTATAACCAGCAACCTGTATTTAAAGATGATGAAGAATTGAAGATTGGTACGAATAAGATTTTTGAACATAAACTTATTCCATACGATCAAATTGACTTCTCTCGTATACATCGCCCATTAGAAATCATTACTGATCACAACATGATTCCTGAATATAAATACGGGGGCATTGGTAATCAACAATAG